In Cupriavidus basilensis, one genomic interval encodes:
- the fdhD gene encoding formate dehydrogenase accessory sulfurtransferase FdhD produces the protein MTLCEPAMADAEPATHSTFAVRRSHLGELALEDDEIAEEVPVALEYNGISHAVMLASPADLEDFALGFSLSEGLVASPRDVYEIETEVRPEGIAVRLRIAAQAFAALKDRRRAMAGRTGCGLCGTESLQQVMRAPAPVRSGASFSDEAMYAAFAQLQTRQELLRHTGATHAAAWLRADGQVALVREDVGRHNALDKLIGALARTGEDRSRGAVLVTSRASYEMVLKTASAGVGLLAAVSGPTALAVRLATDAGVTLAGFVRAGRHVVYSHPQRLHSRTEQA, from the coding sequence ATGACACTGTGCGAACCCGCCATGGCCGACGCCGAACCGGCCACCCACAGCACCTTCGCGGTCAGGCGCAGCCACCTGGGCGAGCTGGCGCTGGAGGACGACGAGATTGCCGAGGAAGTGCCGGTTGCGCTCGAGTACAACGGCATCTCGCATGCGGTCATGCTGGCCTCGCCGGCCGATCTCGAAGACTTCGCGCTGGGCTTCAGCCTGAGCGAAGGGCTGGTGGCCAGCCCGCGCGATGTTTATGAGATAGAGACCGAGGTCCGCCCCGAGGGTATCGCGGTACGGTTGCGCATCGCGGCGCAAGCCTTCGCCGCGCTCAAGGATCGCCGCCGCGCCATGGCGGGCCGAACCGGCTGCGGCCTGTGCGGCACCGAATCGCTGCAGCAAGTCATGCGCGCCCCGGCACCCGTGCGCAGCGGTGCCAGCTTCAGCGACGAGGCGATGTACGCCGCATTCGCGCAGTTGCAGACCCGCCAGGAACTGCTGCGCCACACCGGCGCCACACATGCCGCCGCGTGGCTGCGCGCCGACGGCCAGGTCGCGCTGGTCCGCGAAGACGTGGGCCGCCACAACGCACTCGACAAACTGATCGGCGCGCTGGCACGCACCGGCGAGGACCGCTCGCGCGGCGCCGTGCTGGTGACCAGCCGCGCCAGCTACGAAATGGTGCTGAAGACCGCCAGCGCCGGCGTCGGCCTGCTGGCAGCCGTATCCGGCCCGACCGCGCTCGCGGTACGCCTGGCGACCGATGCCGGCGTCACGCTGGCCGGCTTTGTACGCGCCGGCCGGCACGTGGTCTACTCCCACCCCCAACGTTTGCACAGCAGGACGGAACAAGCATGA
- a CDS encoding ShlB/FhaC/HecB family hemolysin secretion/activation protein, with amino-acid sequence MRSPISCSYGRVPAGVRQLVGLCLSALAAGPVFAQTPPDAGALRQQIEPELPPALPRPVAPDRAAPPPPMRQRGEATVTVKAFRFAGNKQMSEALLAPVVAGFLNRPLDFSELQAAAAAVAEAYRAAGWVVRAYLPAQDVREGVVTIQVVEGVFGGVRIEGQGPQRVSRERIIAGFAAHQPLGQPLNTETLDRALLLANDLPGVSLVGRLQPGAQEQETDLALNFVETPLATGNVAADNQGARSTGAARLVGNASVNSLAGLGDQMLANGLLSEGYRYLRLGYTVPVGYDGWRVGANASRLDYRLVADDFKALNARGNSNTVGLEASYPLIRARQRNLYFVANYDHKTYDNEANQVTTSRYFDNTLSLGLSGNLFDNLGRGGANAASAIFTGGNLNLGQSPTQAADAMTARTAGQFLKLRYGMSRQQVLTDALSATAMLSGQMASKNLDSSEKFYLGGPGGVRAYPIGEGGGSEGQLVNLELRWRLPYGVSLSGFYDWGHVTVNRDNNFPGAPLANSYHLQGAGLAVQWQPGRGVNLGATWAHRIGGNPNATPSGKDQDGSLIKNRVWLTASLSF; translated from the coding sequence ATGCGTAGTCCTATTTCCTGTTCTTACGGCCGGGTGCCCGCCGGTGTGCGGCAACTGGTGGGTCTGTGCCTGAGTGCCCTGGCGGCCGGTCCTGTCTTCGCCCAGACGCCGCCTGACGCCGGCGCGTTGCGCCAGCAGATCGAGCCGGAGCTGCCGCCGGCCTTGCCGCGTCCGGTGGCGCCGGACCGCGCGGCGCCGCCGCCGCCGATGCGCCAGCGCGGCGAGGCCACGGTGACGGTCAAGGCCTTTCGCTTTGCCGGCAACAAGCAGATGAGCGAGGCCCTGCTCGCGCCGGTGGTGGCCGGTTTCCTGAACCGTCCGCTGGACTTCAGCGAGCTGCAGGCCGCCGCCGCCGCGGTGGCCGAGGCCTACCGCGCGGCGGGCTGGGTGGTGCGGGCCTACCTGCCCGCGCAGGACGTGCGCGAGGGGGTGGTGACCATCCAGGTGGTGGAAGGCGTGTTCGGCGGCGTGCGCATCGAGGGCCAGGGCCCGCAGCGCGTGAGCCGCGAGCGCATCATCGCCGGCTTCGCCGCCCACCAGCCCCTGGGCCAGCCGTTGAATACCGAGACGCTGGACCGCGCGCTGCTGCTGGCCAACGACCTGCCGGGCGTCTCGCTGGTGGGGCGGCTGCAGCCCGGCGCGCAGGAGCAGGAAACCGACCTGGCGTTGAATTTCGTGGAAACGCCGCTGGCGACCGGCAATGTGGCCGCGGACAACCAGGGCGCGCGCTCCACCGGCGCGGCGCGGCTGGTGGGCAACGCCAGCGTGAACAGCCTGGCGGGATTGGGCGACCAGATGCTGGCCAACGGCCTGCTGAGCGAGGGCTACCGCTACCTGCGGCTAGGCTATACGGTGCCGGTGGGCTATGACGGCTGGCGCGTCGGCGCCAACGCCTCGCGGCTGGACTACCGGCTGGTGGCGGATGACTTCAAGGCGCTGAACGCGCGCGGCAACTCCAACACGGTAGGCCTGGAGGCAAGTTATCCGCTAATCCGCGCGCGCCAGCGCAACCTGTACTTCGTGGCCAATTACGACCATAAGACCTACGACAACGAGGCCAATCAGGTCACCACCAGCCGATATTTCGACAACACGCTGAGCCTGGGCCTGAGCGGCAACCTGTTCGACAACCTGGGCCGGGGCGGCGCCAACGCCGCCAGCGCGATTTTCACCGGCGGCAACCTGAACCTGGGCCAGTCGCCCACGCAGGCCGCCGACGCCATGACGGCGCGCACCGCCGGCCAGTTCCTGAAGCTGCGCTACGGCATGTCGCGCCAGCAGGTGCTGACCGATGCACTGTCGGCCACGGCCATGCTGTCCGGGCAGATGGCCAGCAAGAACCTGGATTCGTCGGAGAAGTTCTACCTGGGTGGCCCGGGCGGCGTGCGCGCCTACCCGATCGGCGAGGGCGGCGGCAGCGAAGGCCAGCTGGTCAACCTGGAGTTGCGCTGGCGCCTGCCGTATGGCGTGTCGCTGTCTGGCTTCTACGACTGGGGCCACGTCACCGTCAATCGCGACAACAACTTCCCCGGCGCGCCGCTGGCCAACAGCTACCACCTGCAAGGGGCGGGGCTGGCCGTGCAGTGGCAGCCCGGGCGCGGGGTGAACCTGGGCGCGACCTGGGCGCACCGCATCGGCGGCAATCCGAACGCCACGCCGTCCGGCAAGGACCAGGACGGCTCCCTGATCAAAAACCGCGTCTGGCTGACCGCCAGCCTGTCGTTCTAA
- a CDS encoding tyrosine-protein phosphatase yields MQENMADAPSQGAAVPGNAALALDNVVNLRDLGGLATRDGRRVRAGKLFRSGNPGLASAADMERLRALQLDMVIDFRSAGEKTAAESLFGEAFRWVATPVLEGSMSMAELMPRLRDGSAQQMEAFMLEVYGDFPRKYQAAFGGFLKTAEQGGNLLYHCTAGKDRTGFASMLLLASLGVERDIIMANYLESNHWNQAFNQKMSAGAAQFGVDPAVMWPLLAVKASYLEASMHAIEQDYGGIDAYLGDVLKVDAERLRQAYLVRA; encoded by the coding sequence ATGCAGGAAAACATGGCCGATGCGCCATCACAAGGCGCCGCCGTGCCGGGCAACGCAGCGCTTGCGCTGGACAATGTGGTCAATCTGCGCGACCTCGGCGGCCTCGCCACGCGCGACGGCCGCCGCGTGCGAGCCGGCAAGCTGTTTCGCAGCGGCAACCCGGGCCTGGCCAGCGCGGCGGACATGGAACGGCTGCGCGCATTGCAGCTGGACATGGTGATCGACTTCCGCTCGGCCGGTGAGAAGACCGCCGCGGAAAGTCTTTTTGGCGAGGCCTTCCGCTGGGTCGCCACGCCGGTGCTCGAAGGCAGTATGTCGATGGCCGAGCTGATGCCGCGTTTGCGCGACGGCAGCGCGCAGCAGATGGAAGCTTTCATGCTGGAGGTTTATGGTGACTTCCCGCGCAAGTACCAGGCCGCCTTTGGCGGCTTCCTGAAGACTGCGGAGCAGGGCGGCAACCTGCTGTACCACTGCACCGCGGGCAAGGACCGTACCGGCTTTGCCTCGATGTTGCTGCTGGCCAGCCTAGGCGTGGAGCGCGACATCATCATGGCCAACTACCTGGAATCGAATCACTGGAACCAGGCTTTCAACCAGAAGATGAGCGCCGGCGCGGCGCAGTTCGGTGTCGATCCCGCGGTGATGTGGCCGCTGCTGGCGGTGAAGGCCTCTTACCTGGAAGCCTCGATGCATGCCATCGAGCAGGACTACGGTGGCATCGATGCCTACCTGGGCGACGTGCTCAAGGTCGATGCCGAGCGCTTGCGCCAGGCCTATCTCGTACGCGCTTAG
- a CDS encoding formate dehydrogenase subunit delta — MNSDNLVKMANQIGTFFEAMPDREEAVADIASHIKRFWEPRMRRALLARLDGSEDAGLDEIVLLAVTRYRGVLE; from the coding sequence ATGAACTCCGACAACCTCGTCAAGATGGCGAACCAGATCGGCACCTTCTTCGAAGCCATGCCGGACCGCGAAGAAGCGGTGGCGGATATCGCCAGCCATATCAAGCGCTTCTGGGAGCCGCGTATGCGGCGTGCTTTGCTGGCGCGGCTGGATGGGAGTGAAGATGCTGGGCTGGATGAGATTGTGTTGTTGGCGGTGACTAGGTATCGGGGGGTGTTGGAGTGA
- a CDS encoding RNA-binding protein — translation MKVLVRGLRAEVDASALRTALAAYVRVKDIELIREGDGAHPWAWVDLDLDDVDPMSVWKLVAKLDRRYIAGCHMRWHVPAYRAR, via the coding sequence ATGAAGGTTTTAGTGAGAGGACTACGTGCCGAAGTCGACGCATCGGCGCTGCGCACGGCGCTGGCCGCCTACGTGCGGGTCAAGGACATCGAGCTGATCCGCGAGGGCGACGGTGCGCATCCCTGGGCCTGGGTCGACCTGGATCTGGACGATGTGGACCCGATGAGCGTGTGGAAACTGGTGGCGAAGCTCGATCGCCGTTATATTGCTGGCTGCCATATGCGCTGGCATGTGCCGGCCTATCGCGCGCGCTGA
- a CDS encoding Ldh family oxidoreductase: protein MKITLQSATRLARDLLAAQGVPADIANDVAEHLVEADRCGYTSHGLSILPNYQRSLATGNVNPAGRAECVLDRDSLLVFDGNGGFGQHVGKRVIETAIERVRQHGHCIVTLRRSHHLGRMGHYGEMVAKERFVLLSFTNVINRSPVVAPYGGRTARLTTNPLCFAGPMPNGRPPLVVDIATSAIAINKARVLAEKGEPAPDNSIIDSDGNPTTDAGAMFGEHPGALLPFGGHKGYALGVVAELLAGVLSGGGTIQPENPRGGVATNNMFAVLMNPELDLGLSWQSAEVEAFVNYLHDTPPAPGFDSVQYPGEFEAANRALTTTHLDVNPAIWRNLETLAKELGVALPAG from the coding sequence ATGAAGATTACGTTGCAATCTGCCACCCGGCTCGCCCGCGACCTGCTCGCCGCGCAAGGCGTGCCGGCCGACATCGCCAACGACGTGGCCGAGCACCTGGTCGAGGCCGACCGCTGCGGCTACACCAGCCACGGCCTGTCGATCCTGCCCAACTACCAGCGCTCGCTCGCAACCGGCAACGTCAACCCGGCGGGCCGCGCCGAATGCGTGCTCGACCGCGACAGCCTGCTGGTGTTCGACGGCAACGGCGGCTTCGGCCAGCACGTGGGCAAGCGCGTCATCGAGACCGCCATCGAGCGCGTGCGCCAGCACGGCCACTGCATCGTCACGCTGCGCCGCTCGCACCACCTGGGCCGCATGGGCCACTACGGCGAGATGGTGGCCAAGGAGCGCTTCGTGCTGCTGAGCTTTACCAATGTGATCAACCGCTCCCCGGTGGTGGCCCCCTACGGCGGCCGCACCGCGCGGCTGACCACCAACCCGCTGTGCTTCGCCGGGCCGATGCCCAACGGCCGGCCGCCCCTGGTGGTGGATATCGCCACCAGCGCCATTGCCATCAACAAAGCCCGCGTGCTGGCCGAGAAGGGCGAGCCCGCCCCGGACAACAGCATCATCGACAGCGACGGCAACCCCACCACGGATGCCGGGGCCATGTTCGGCGAACACCCGGGCGCGCTGCTGCCCTTCGGCGGCCACAAGGGCTATGCGCTCGGCGTGGTAGCCGAACTGCTCGCGGGCGTGCTGTCAGGCGGCGGCACCATCCAGCCGGAGAACCCGCGCGGCGGCGTGGCCACCAACAATATGTTCGCGGTGCTGATGAACCCGGAACTGGACCTGGGGCTGAGCTGGCAGAGCGCGGAGGTGGAAGCCTTCGTCAACTACCTGCACGACACCCCGCCCGCCCCGGGCTTTGACAGCGTGCAATACCCGGGAGAGTTCGAAGCCGCCAACCGCGCGCTCACGACCACCCACCTGGACGTGAACCCTGCGATCTGGCGCAACCTGGAAACGCTGGCCAAGGAGCTTGGCGTGGCGCTGCCGGCGGGCTGA
- a CDS encoding DASS family sodium-coupled anion symporter — protein sequence MTDPRTPTQAVRAAAPTAIGAAAAVPQAAPGKSTPWGLYAAVLVLIGILALPLPPDLPVAGHRMLAILAFAIVVWITEAVSYEASAIMITSLMAALIGFAPTVADPATQYGTSRALGMALAGFSNTALALVAAALFISAAMTVTGLDRRIALVTLSAIGTSTRRILIGSIVVTIALSLVVPSATARSACVVPIMMGVIAAFGVDKKSNIAAGIMITVAMATSIWNVGIQTAAAQNLLTVGFMDKLLGERITWLQWLIAGAPWAIVMSVVLYFLVRFLLPAETEAIPGGKEAVQKELAGLGPMSGPQKRLAAVSIGLLLFWATEGKLHQFDTATVTFVGLVILMMPRIGVMDWKTMQQRTPWGTLIVFGVGISLGTALLTTQAGQWLGKFVVANSGLATQGPILVFAILAAFLILIHLGFASATALTAALLPILISVLQTLPGDINQIGLTMLLGFTVSFGFILPINAPQNMVCLGTDTFNGKQFAKVGIPVTVIGYALMLLFAATYWRWLGWI from the coding sequence ATGACAGACCCGCGCACTCCAACCCAAGCCGTCCGCGCAGCCGCCCCCACCGCTATCGGTGCGGCTGCCGCCGTGCCGCAAGCCGCGCCCGGCAAATCCACGCCGTGGGGCCTCTACGCCGCCGTCCTGGTACTGATCGGCATACTCGCCCTGCCCCTGCCCCCGGACCTGCCGGTGGCGGGACATCGCATGCTGGCGATCCTCGCCTTTGCCATCGTGGTGTGGATCACCGAGGCGGTCTCCTACGAGGCCAGCGCCATCATGATCACGTCGCTGATGGCCGCGCTGATCGGCTTTGCGCCCACGGTGGCGGACCCGGCCACGCAATACGGCACCTCCCGCGCACTCGGCATGGCGCTGGCAGGATTCTCCAACACCGCGCTGGCGCTGGTTGCCGCCGCCCTGTTCATCTCGGCGGCAATGACGGTGACCGGGCTCGACCGGCGCATCGCGCTGGTCACGCTGTCGGCCATCGGCACCAGCACGCGGCGCATCCTGATCGGCAGCATCGTGGTGACCATCGCACTGTCGCTGGTGGTGCCGAGCGCCACCGCGCGCAGCGCCTGCGTGGTGCCGATCATGATGGGCGTGATCGCGGCTTTCGGGGTCGACAAGAAATCCAATATCGCCGCCGGCATCATGATCACCGTGGCCATGGCCACCAGCATCTGGAACGTCGGCATCCAGACCGCCGCCGCGCAGAACCTGCTGACGGTGGGCTTCATGGACAAGCTGCTGGGCGAGCGCATCACCTGGTTGCAATGGCTGATCGCCGGCGCGCCGTGGGCCATCGTGATGTCGGTCGTGCTGTATTTCCTGGTGCGGTTCCTGTTGCCCGCCGAGACCGAGGCCATCCCCGGCGGCAAGGAGGCCGTGCAAAAGGAACTCGCCGGGCTGGGCCCGATGAGCGGCCCGCAGAAGCGGCTTGCCGCCGTGTCCATCGGGCTGCTGCTGTTCTGGGCGACCGAGGGCAAGCTGCACCAGTTCGACACCGCCACCGTGACCTTCGTCGGCCTGGTGATCCTGATGATGCCGCGCATTGGCGTGATGGACTGGAAGACCATGCAGCAACGCACGCCGTGGGGCACGCTGATCGTGTTCGGGGTAGGCATCAGCCTGGGTACCGCGCTGCTCACCACGCAGGCCGGCCAGTGGCTGGGCAAGTTCGTGGTGGCCAACTCCGGGCTCGCCACGCAAGGCCCGATCCTGGTGTTCGCCATCCTGGCCGCGTTCCTGATCCTGATCCACCTCGGCTTTGCCAGCGCCACCGCGCTCACCGCGGCGCTGCTGCCGATCCTGATCTCGGTGCTGCAGACGCTGCCCGGCGATATCAACCAGATCGGCCTCACGATGCTGCTCGGCTTCACCGTGAGCTTCGGCTTCATCCTGCCGATCAATGCACCGCAAAACATGGTTTGCCTGGGCACGGACACCTTCAACGGCAAGCAGTTCGCCAAGGTCGGCATCCCCGTGACGGTGATCGGCTACGCCCTGATGCTGCTGTTCGCCGCCACCTACTGGCGCTGGCTGGGATGGATCTAA
- a CDS encoding transglycosylase domain-containing protein, producing the protein MERLWSNFLKLVLLLILGAALLGTLAVLVAQRQLPTLDALTTFRQSPGYVPIGEIPPKLTQAVVAIEDDRFYLHDGIDYVGVIRAGVANLSDELSQGASTITMQVARNFFLSREKTYTRKLYEVLLAYRIEHAMSKDEILELYMNKVYLGQGAYGFAEAAETYFGKPVGELTLAECAMLAGLPKAPSANNPVVNPRRARQRQAYILLRMLELGRIGRGEYDAALLEPLRLK; encoded by the coding sequence ATGGAACGTCTCTGGTCGAATTTTCTCAAGCTGGTGCTGCTGCTCATCCTGGGCGCGGCCCTGCTCGGCACGCTCGCCGTGCTCGTCGCTCAGCGCCAGCTGCCCACGCTGGACGCACTCACCACGTTTCGCCAGTCGCCCGGCTACGTGCCCATCGGCGAGATACCGCCCAAGCTGACCCAGGCGGTGGTAGCCATCGAGGACGACCGCTTCTACCTGCATGACGGCATCGACTATGTCGGCGTGATCCGCGCCGGCGTGGCCAACCTGTCCGATGAACTGTCGCAGGGCGCCTCCACCATCACCATGCAGGTGGCCCGCAATTTCTTCCTCTCGCGCGAGAAGACCTATACCCGTAAGCTGTATGAGGTGCTGCTGGCTTACCGGATCGAACACGCGATGAGCAAGGACGAGATCCTCGAGCTCTACATGAACAAGGTCTACCTGGGGCAAGGAGCTTATGGTTTTGCCGAGGCGGCCGAGACGTATTTTGGCAAGCCGGTGGGCGAGCTGACTTTGGCGGAATGCGCGATGCTGGCCGGATTGCCCAAGGCGCCTTCGGCGAATAACCCGGTGGTGAATCCCCGGCGCGCCCGGCAGCGGCAGGCTTATATCTTGCTGCGGATGCTGGAGTTGGGGAGGATTGGGAGGGGGGAATATGATGCGGCGTTGTTGGAGCCGTTGAGGTTGAAGTAG